The DNA region AAATCTGAAGTGGTAGCAAGTTGGCCTTACCCTCCACTTACCGAAGACCAATTACAATTTAAACTGAGGGAATAGTAAATGTTCTTGGCTACTAAGCTGACTAATTATTGTAGGCTAAACCATATGCTTGGGGGAAATGCTATAAATTAATGGAGCAGCTTGGTTAGGATTTTCCTTTTATCAGGTAAGATGTAATTTCATTAAACATGCATCCAGTAGATGCCTGaaaattacaagcaaaaggaTAGAAAAGAGAAAAAGTAGCTCCTGAACAGTGATTATCCTATATGGCTTCTAAGGAGCTAACACAGTCAAAAAGATGATCAAAATTATTTACTGTATGATGCTTACTCCAGCAAAAAATGTTTGTAAGACATCTATACTTCAAAGTATGATAGGAAAAGAGTTTCCTTCGAAGCATCTGCTATTCCTTACTAGCTATAGACACCACTGCAAGCTGGAACAGTCTACGAAAACTTTTTTATTGTGTTCCTTACATTCCATTGTCCCAACTTCAGTAGCTTCTCTGATGCTATAAGGCACAACCCACTGAATGCCAAAAAGACAGAGGAACATATTCCATATATCTGCTGCAACTAGGCAATGCAGAAACAAATGGCAGGAGTCCTCGGGATTTTGTAGGCACAGGTGACATCTCCTGCTGAGGGGGATGCCCCTTCTAATTAAACTTTCATGTGTCAAACCTCCTTTAAGAGCTACCCAGCTGCAGCAAGCCACTTTGGTTGGGATTTTGACTTTCCAAACTAATTTCCATGGCCATTCATCAATGATGCCGTTTTTCATGTGCATGTATTTGTAGCACGCTTTAAGAGAGAACACCTCTCTTCCACTGCAGTTCCATATAATGCTTTCATGCTTGCTTGGTTTGGATTATCTCACCTGATTGATTAAGTTGTTTTTTTGGGTCTAATCAGTTTTATTAATCACAATAAGTATTCAGCTATCATATGAAAAGATAAAATTTTGGAGCTATTACTTGCAAAAGAAACAGACTTTAAGCAGTATGTATAATTACTACTCTATAAAATCAGAAACTATTTTCATAATACAAGCCAACCAGGCTCTGTCCAGTGGGACCATCCATGTAACATGAGAAAGCAACACAAGTACTACTGCACATAAATTTATAATTCTTACCCGGCTAAACTTGATATCAGGAATTTCACCCTTAAATTCAACTTCCCCTAAAGCATCTTCCAAATCCTGGGTAATTTTTCAAAAAGTTGGTGATGCTAGTACGCAATAGAGCTGATATCTGTTTGAGCTTAAACCAGCTGGCTTTGAAATATGCAGCAGATACTTTTTTGCACCATAACACCATAAGATTGAAAAGTAAAAATTGATGAAATACGTTATGTAGATAATACCATGGTGACAAGGCGTAAATTAGTCCCTGGCTTAACAACATCCATTTCAGTTAGATCAAGCACAAGAGACCCCCAATCACCATTTACAATGTGCACAATGGATGCAAGCATAGCATACTGATGCTTCCTTTTCACCCGACAAAGCAAGCCAAAATCCAGAAACCTACAACAAGGGAGAGTTCAACAAGAGCAATAAGTACAAGATTCTAACTCCTTTGTGTCAAATAGAAAATTGATTATCTTAGCAGAAACTGTAAAGATACCCGATTTGTGCTGACGATGTGTATCTTAAATTTCCAGGGTGTGGATCAGCATGTAGTAACCCAGTGTCAAGGAGTTGAATTAATGATGCCTGTACTCCTTTGTTAACCTAGAGTAGTAGTTGATGGAGAAGAATCTATCAGCATAAAATGATCAATGATATTAGATAGATGCATCTCACATCATGCCTTGCAGAAGAAGATAGTTCCCTAATCTTTCAAGAAAACAACTCAAGTCTGCTTTCCATTTTCTTTTCAGATTGGTAGAGGAAAATCAAGCTGGTATTGGGTACATAGCGCAACTAACTTTTAATCACATTGTTGTTTGAGAATTTCCTTTAATCATATTGTTATTTTCCATAATCCATCAAGCACGGAGATATCTTCTTGCTGActcccttttctcttttttttttcgttttataAGAACTGACTCCCTTCTCTCTATTGATTTCGATTTCCCACAACTATCTAAAGATTGTaaaaattattatattatataagaCGTTGACTTTGAATTATGCACCTCAGTAAATGCTTAGTAGCTTCACAATAAGGATTAAAATAAGGTCTTGTTCCCAGTGAAGTAAAGAATGATTAAAGAGCAAAACTAAATGCACCAGATCAAGCAGACGTCGTTTAGCTTCGGTTTGGCACCCCTCTCCATGTGTTGATTGATGAACAACAGAATCCTCTGTGGATAACATCATCAAATCAGTTGGACTCTCACCAACCAACCATTCCATAGTCAAAACTCTCTTTCCGCTTAGACCTTGATAAACATTTGGAACACGGATGAAAGAATATGTAGAATGGACTTCCTGCAGTAGATGTTTGACAATAAGGTGAAAGACAAAATAAGTAGAGCATATTCTCAGTTACtaatcaaaaaaagaaaagaaaaaaaaacaaatgtacAAAACAGTCTCATAGCTAGAGCATATTCTCAGTTACTcgttgaaaaataaaagaaagaacaaaTGCAGAAACGAGCTCACCAATGATCCCGAAGAAAAGCATTAAACTCAGAGAAGACAATTTCATGTTTAATCAAGCAATTTAGGTTGGACCACAAAAATTTCATGGCAAAACAGTATGCGGTTGTTGTTTAATTGCTTCAAATAAACAACAACTTCAATGTGCACTCAGAATCAACTTAACAATAACAAGGAAAGCAAGGTCACGGTTATTATCTTACTTCTGTGATCCAGTCAAAGCATCAGAATGAACAACTGCTTCTATTTATATGACAAGGAGCAGATCAATGTCAGACATAGGCTTGTCTTTGTTACATTAACAATCACCACATTTGAACGAAAGAAAATTGAGACATCATCCTAAATTTGAAGACAATGCATCAACCAATAGTGAAGAAGATTATGTGAAGCTAATAAATCTTGCAGACACACACAAGGGGCACAATCATGGTACGAAGTTAACTTTTAAGGCCATCAAAAGCATCTGTAAATGCTAGTTGGACCTCATTTATACTTTTACAGACGCTTTTGTTTTTTCTCTAACTGCCTGCtccctttcttttttcttccatttttctttgttttcttcaTTTATTATGGAGGGAGGAGGTGGTACAAAAACCAACCAAATACCTTAAACTTCATGGCATTTTCAGCTTCGCAGGTGTAATCTAACTCCCCAACCAACCCTTTTCCAAGCTCATCTGCATAGAGACGAAGAtcatttttcctttttgctaTCTTCTGCACGAGTCCCAGCTGAAGCAATCAATTGCAAGGTTAGTCTTGAAGTCTACGATACACGAAAAAAAGAATCAGAACAGGTAATTTAGACACTGACCGCAACACGAAGAATATATACATCCCGAACTACGACATGGCGCAAGTCTGGTCGCTGAACTTTCACAGCCACACTTGAACCATCGAGAGTACTCCCTCTATACACCTACAGCGTGTAAAGACAATACTATGAATAGACAATTTTGTGATATTAAGTACTATCAATCACATTTCACATATCCAAAATGTTACGTAAAAGGGTGCATACTGAAATATCCTCAAATGAAAAACATTAAAACCATCTCCAAAACAGAGATAAAAGCCACCTGACCGAATGAAGCTGCAGCAACAGGTTCTTCAGAGATGTAGCTAAAATATGTCGTAATAAGAGAACCCAAATCTTCCTCGATGATCTTCATGGCCACATCCCTGGGGAAAGGTGGAATTCGATCATGGAGCTCAGACAGCGCCTGCAATCACCACTCAAAGCAAAGATGAAAATAGAACATGATCTACCATCTTTATATGTTTCATGGTAACGTGAAAGAACATGGATACAGAACTCTGACTGGCAGGTGTGGCACTATAGATTCTTGCCGCATAACCAATAGGGATTTCTATGGAAAGACTAATCAAGAAAAAGCAAACTATAACAAAGAACCCCACTAATCTACATATGTGACTTGAAAGCAGGAAGCATCCGGCTATTGGGGTGGCGGAGTTGTGACCCAAGTCACTGGCTTTTCATAATTTCAACAGATTCTAGTTCAAATAGAAATACTATAAACACATAGCAGgaattgtttttttattttttgaataatgTGGAATAAGCTCCGGTATTGGCACGATAAACAACAAGAAGAAATATACCTGCTGGCTCATGTTAAAACAATCTACTCGAATGGACCATTAGGATCAAAGAATTATGTTCATTTCTAATGcaggaatttatgttgagaaccAGTTAGCGATGCTGTAGGCCCTTAGATCAGGTTTCTACTTTAGTCCTCATAAAGATAATGGCCAACCAAGCATGGATGCATTAAAAGAAAATGACCTCAGACTAAAGAAAAATTTCACGTTACATGGAATCATCTTTACACGTTTAATCACTATCATCTTCGTAATGTTAACTTGCACTGCACCTCTTCAGCTGTATCAGATTAACAACTTTGGCAAAATTATGTGCATATGAGATTTGAAGTGACTTGGTCCGTGCATGAGATGAAGGTTTTAACTAGTATGTGTTCCATTTAACTTAAAACTGAGGATAATAAACTGGATAAACCAGTATCCTAAAGATTCTGTTCTAAGATTTTACTGAAGTAAAAGCAAAAGATACAACTTTAGTTCATACTGATACTTGCATGTAGGGATGGCAATTAGGGTAGGGTGGGGCGGGGCAGGGCAGGGCAAAGTCATAATAGGGCAGGGCAGGGAAACATATAAACGGGGCGGGCAGGGCAAaatttaatttttgaaaaatttTAATAGGGCAGGGCAAGAAATGGGTTATAAGTGGGTTGGGTAAAAAATAACTATTTTATTCTTGTTCCTTAGTTTGAATCCACATTTTGAAGCGTCGTTCTTTACTACTAAAAGTATAAGCATGATTGCTTGGAAGTTTGTAAGATTTCTCATTTCTGTTATTAAATTCTTTTTTGTTAAAATGTGACTTCTGGCATAAATTAAAATCAATACTGATTATAAAACTAAACTTACGAAGTAAACCCAGTAATAGAACTATTCTATTTGTTTAAGCTTGTACAAAACCTTTCCTATTTATCGCAAAAGTGATCACCTAATTAACTGATCTTACGATTAACAATATTCATTTAGAAGAAATCACTAAAAAGACATCTACAAAAAGGTGAAATACTACTACTTGCCAGTTATACTTACATAACAAGTTTGTCTTTAGTAATTAagacaaatcattttttttttactcagaCATTCCTTCAAGCTTATTTAATTATACTAAAGATGGTTTTGTGTATTCTCATACTAAACATAGTAACATATGTAAATTCTAGttctattttgaaatttgaatgatcaaaagaaaaaaaatccaattttagGAACTAATCATTCATCTAATTGTTTTCAAGAAAACATGTCATGCTTCAAAGTGAAAAAATAAAGAGGAAAAATGAAAGATAATACAAAACGGGGCGGGGCGGGGCAGTGCTTAGCGGGGCAGGGCAGGCAGGGCAATTTCTTTGAAAAAAGCTAAACAGGGCAGGGCAGGGCAGGTCGAAATCTTAGCAGGTCAAGGCTTGCCCCGCCCTAACCTGCCCTAACCCGCCCTATTGCCATCCCTACTTGCATGCTATTTCGGAAACAACTTtcagacatgtctttttttttttttttccataagtgATTTTCAGTAATTATATTATCAGACTATCCCAAGTTCCTAACTATCCTCCCACATGTATAATTTCTTTTTACTCAGGAGTTGAACAGTGGCCATTTCGCACTTTTGCTCCCTCGGTGATTCAAACCCCCAACCTTATGGTTTGAGGTGAAGGGTCCTTATAACTAAGCTATTCTCTCGTCCACAtgtatgatttctcttgagcACTAAAATTTCCTTATAGCTTATCATTGTACCTTTTTTAGTGTTTAATACTTACAAATATTAGATTATCTGTGACATCAATTCAGTTGGATGATACAGATGGAGATTACATATAACAACACTACCAAGAGTGAAAGAGGAAGTCCAACAAATAAATCTTATGCACTACTCGTAGAAAATTAATGCATATCAACTATGAAGCTTGATAGAATAGTTATGGTGAAAAAAGTAGTATAGATGGCATGTGCGTCGACCAACCTTTGTAATTTCAGAACCAATTATATCAGGCCTTGTTGAGAGAGACTGACCAACTGCACAATAAGAAAATAATATTAAACTGGTACTATTGATTAGGAACGAAACACACTTAAATATACAATTCATTGAATGACTTCAAACAAGAAAAAGAGAATACAGCAATAATTCATTGAGAGCACAGAACAGTACAAACCTAAAATTACGGTAGTCCTCAATACTTACTCTTGATAAAAGTAGGACCAAGGTTTAGCATTGTTTCCTTTAAAACCTTCCCAAGAATGTAGTTTGACGTTTCCTTCTCGACATCTTCATTTGAAGTGGGGAGAAGTCCTGATATTCTAATTTGGATGGCAGCAGAAGTGAAGGCAACAAATACCTTACAAAACATAAAGCCCCATCAGATTGCAGTTTTACGGATTAACCTTGTTAACAGCTCTTTATGTAGAGGAATCAGATAAGTTAATAAGAAATGATTCACAGAGTGATGAGCTGTAACTTGTAAGAAAAGAATACAAGTGGAGAATATGCCCAAAACCAGACATAAGCCATGAGCCCAAAGTTATTGCCTCTCCGTCATTTTTACCATGATATTAGTTGCACGCTATTGTATACATTCATAAAACCTACACCAGACAAGTGCTCCCAGTTTGACCTGCTTCAACATATAACAGTTCTTATTGTCAACTACAATTGAGGCACACAGTACGCGTGTTACAATATATTCCACTATACACTAATTAATTACGCCAAATGCAGATTGCTAGTCCCTTTGGGACATgattaaaaaatataaattgcTAACCTTCAAAGTTAAAAATGGCTAGTAAAAATTAAGACAATATTGGTTGATTACAGCCAATATTAAGGAAGAGGAACATAGTGCAGTGACCGATTTAGCCCTATCACTACTCAAACTAATAGTAGGAAAGTGTAGACACTTCAGGATTTGAATGTTAATGTATGACCAAGGTAGTTATGGGAGACTAATAAAATTACTTCAAGGGGCTAGAGCTTTATTAACGGCAAAGATAACCACATACTCAGATGTGCATGCAGTAAAAGAATTACGAAAAGAACTATTGGCTATGAATTAATCATATGATATGAGGTATATACGTATGTTTTGAGGTCTAGACTTGAAAAGAACTCTAGGATAACTGCCAGATATCCCTGGGCCCAAAGACCGAACCAAAAACAATAACTTCCAATTCATGCCAAATTGCTCCCACAAGGTTTGTAAATTAAGTTTCTTCCTAATATAAGAGTGCATGAAGCTGAAATATATCTTTCTAAAAGACAGGTTGTGGCCAAAATTCAGTTAGACATAGTGTGGCGAAATCCAAACAGGTCGTTGGCCATCAACCGAAATTTGATTGATTGAACAGAAAT from Lycium barbarum isolate Lr01 chromosome 10, ASM1917538v2, whole genome shotgun sequence includes:
- the LOC132615263 gene encoding uncharacterized protein LOC132615263 isoform X3, with protein sequence MPFAATLAAPSVICSPTVWASSGTTIRKNSNTQKQRQKNGIGKVTEVVKNDAEFIKNGIVKVIKMDAELIKNGIGKVIIKDAELIKKRIGKGLQWANKTFYIPKLTKPVDDFIWLRHVEDPQASVTVSDGPSWPQPHYPELSGIDLFVADLEALETYLNYFYCILKRWTKPLPETYDPEQVSEYFNLRPHVVALRLLEVFVAFTSAAIQIRISGLLPTSNEDVEKETSNYILGKVLKETMLNLGPTFIKIGQSLSTRPDIIGSEITKALSELHDRIPPFPRDVAMKIIEEDLGSLITTYFSYISEEPVAAASFGQVYRGSTLDGSSVAVKVQRPDLRHVVVRDVYILRVALGLVQKIAKRKNDLRLYADELGKGLVGELDYTCEAENAMKFKEVHSTYSFIRVPNVYQGLSGKRVLTMEWLVGESPTDLMMLSTEDSVVHQSTHGEGCQTEAKRRLLDLVNKGVQASLIQLLDTGLLHADPHPGNLRYTSSAQIGFLDFGLLCRVKRKHQYAMLASIVHIVNGDWGSLVLDLTEMDVVKPGTNLRLVTMDLEDALGEVEFKGEIPDIKFSRVLSKIVSVAYKYHFRMPPYFTLLLRSLASLEGLAVAGDPSFKTFEAAFPYVVRKLLSDNSVASRKILHSVVLNRKKEFQWQKLALFLRVAATRKGLNTIMAPNPQASLAYLNSIVAPNPQASLAYSSDGAAGVFDVANLVLRILPSKDGIVLRRLLMTAKWKIPSHYMCLVT